A single region of the Streptomyces virginiae genome encodes:
- a CDS encoding FGGY family carbohydrate kinase — protein MGIVAGLDSSSAFTRIVVCDTETGAVLRQGYAPHPQPTGEPDGANPHETDPQAWLLSLGEAAGGGLLEGVQAIGVSAQQHGLLPLDPQGALVRPALVGNDKRGQVAAADLIDAFGGRHRWVEAVGSVPHAAQPVTKLAWLARNEPEAARRIAVLMSPHDWLVWQLLGRPARRTTDRGGASGTGYWSAATGTWRPDLVELALGHRALLPEVLGPADAAGTTPEGLLISAGTGETMAAALGLGLGPGDAVVSLGASGSVMAVHHEAVSEPGGLVTSLADAGGMHLPVVNTSNAVRALRGTAELLGTDLEGLSELALKSTPGAHGLVLLPYLEGERTPNLPHAAGTLSGLRRDSMKPEHLARAAFEGMLCGLVDALDVLRSRGVEIRRVFLLGAAAELPAVQAAAPGLFGTQVVVPAPADYAALGAARQAAWALGVAQGTLAPHTPPVWPAPSAQVFEPGEEFAAWQGVRQQYIATREQIHPGAFQGARS, from the coding sequence ATAGTCGCCGGGCTGGACAGCTCTTCCGCGTTCACACGCATCGTCGTCTGTGACACCGAGACCGGCGCCGTGCTGCGCCAGGGGTACGCACCCCATCCACAGCCCACGGGTGAACCGGACGGCGCGAATCCGCACGAGACCGACCCGCAGGCCTGGCTGCTCTCGCTCGGCGAGGCCGCCGGCGGCGGACTCCTCGAAGGGGTCCAGGCCATAGGGGTCTCCGCCCAGCAGCACGGCCTGCTGCCGCTGGACCCGCAGGGCGCCCTGGTCCGCCCCGCCCTCGTCGGCAACGACAAGCGCGGCCAGGTCGCCGCCGCCGACCTCATCGACGCCTTCGGCGGCCGGCACCGCTGGGTCGAGGCGGTGGGCTCGGTCCCGCACGCCGCCCAGCCGGTCACGAAGCTGGCCTGGCTGGCCCGCAACGAACCCGAGGCCGCCCGCCGGATCGCCGTGCTGATGTCCCCGCACGACTGGCTCGTCTGGCAGCTGCTGGGCCGCCCCGCCCGGCGGACCACCGACCGCGGCGGCGCCTCCGGCACCGGGTACTGGTCGGCCGCCACCGGAACCTGGCGCCCCGACCTGGTCGAGCTGGCGCTGGGGCACCGGGCGCTGCTGCCCGAGGTGCTCGGCCCGGCCGACGCCGCCGGGACCACGCCCGAGGGACTCCTGATATCGGCCGGCACCGGCGAGACGATGGCCGCCGCGCTCGGGCTGGGGCTGGGCCCCGGCGACGCGGTGGTCTCGCTCGGCGCCTCCGGTTCGGTGATGGCGGTGCACCACGAGGCGGTGTCGGAGCCGGGCGGGCTGGTCACCTCGCTGGCCGACGCCGGCGGCATGCACCTGCCCGTCGTGAACACCTCCAACGCCGTACGGGCCCTGCGCGGCACCGCCGAACTGCTCGGCACCGATCTGGAGGGGCTGTCCGAGCTCGCGCTGAAGTCGACGCCGGGCGCGCACGGCCTCGTACTCCTGCCGTACCTGGAGGGTGAGCGGACCCCGAACCTGCCGCACGCCGCCGGAACCCTGTCCGGGCTGCGCCGGGACTCGATGAAGCCGGAGCACCTGGCCCGGGCCGCCTTCGAGGGCATGCTGTGCGGGCTGGTGGACGCGCTGGACGTGCTGCGCTCGCGCGGGGTCGAGATCCGCCGGGTGTTCCTGCTGGGCGCGGCGGCCGAGCTGCCCGCCGTGCAGGCCGCGGCCCCCGGGCTGTTCGGCACGCAGGTCGTCGTACCGGCGCCGGCCGACTACGCGGCGCTGGGCGCGGCGCGCCAGGCCGCCTGGGCGCTCGGTGTGGCGCAGGGCACGCTGGCCCCGCACACCCCGCCGGTCTGGCCGGCCCCGTCGGCGCAGGTCTTCGAGCCGGGCGAGGAATTCGCGGCGTGGCAGGGGGTGCGTCAGCAGTACATCGCCACGCGCGAGCAGATCCACCCCGGGGCGTTCCAGGGGGCCCGTTCCTAG
- a CDS encoding ABC transporter ATP-binding protein translates to MLIRLLRTHLVPYRKPIAVLVLLQLLQTSASLYLPTLNADIIDNGVVNGDTGYILRFGALMLGVSLVQLVCNVGAVYYGARTAAAFGRDLRAAIFDRVQSFSARELGQFGAPSLITRTTNDVQQVQMLVLMTFTLMVSAPIMCVGGIAMALSLDVKLSGVLLAVVPVLGIAVGAIVFRTRPLFRRMQVRLDTVNRVLREQITGNRVIRAFVRDDYEKDRFREANADLTGVSLAAGKLLALMFPTVIVVVNISSVAVIWFGAMRVDSGGMEIGQLTAFLAYLMQIVMAVMMATFMFMMVPRAEVCGERIQEVLDTESSVVPPKDPVRELARRGRLELRGADFRYPGAEAPVLRGVDLVARPGETTAVIGSTGSGKSTLLGLVPRLFDATGGEVLVDGEDVRVLDPDLLARTVGMVPQKPYLFSGTIASNLRYGRPDASDEELWQALEVAQAREFVSALEGGLDAPVSQGGTNVSGGQRQRLAIARTLVQRPEIYLFDDSFSALDYATDAALRAALARETEDATVVIVAQRVSTIRDADRIIVLDEGQIVGEGRHHELMADNETYREIVLSQLTEAEAA, encoded by the coding sequence GTGCTCATACGACTTCTGCGGACCCATCTGGTTCCGTATCGGAAACCCATCGCGGTGCTGGTCCTGCTGCAACTGCTGCAGACCAGCGCCAGCCTCTACCTGCCCACACTCAACGCCGACATCATCGACAACGGTGTCGTCAACGGCGACACCGGCTACATCCTGCGCTTCGGCGCGCTGATGCTCGGCGTCTCCCTCGTCCAGCTCGTCTGCAACGTCGGCGCCGTCTACTACGGCGCCCGTACGGCCGCGGCCTTCGGCCGGGACCTGCGCGCCGCGATCTTCGACCGCGTGCAGAGCTTCTCGGCGCGGGAGCTGGGCCAGTTCGGCGCCCCGTCGCTGATCACCCGTACGACGAACGACGTCCAGCAGGTCCAGATGCTGGTGCTGATGACCTTCACACTGATGGTCTCGGCCCCGATCATGTGCGTCGGCGGTATCGCCATGGCGCTCTCGCTCGACGTGAAGCTGTCGGGGGTCCTGCTCGCCGTGGTCCCGGTGCTCGGGATCGCCGTCGGCGCGATCGTCTTCCGCACACGGCCGCTGTTCCGCCGGATGCAGGTGCGCCTGGACACCGTGAACCGGGTCCTGCGCGAGCAGATCACCGGCAACCGGGTGATCCGTGCCTTCGTCCGCGACGACTACGAGAAGGACCGCTTCCGGGAGGCCAACGCCGACCTGACCGGGGTCTCGCTGGCCGCGGGCAAGCTGCTGGCCCTCATGTTCCCGACGGTGATCGTGGTCGTGAACATCTCCAGCGTCGCCGTCATCTGGTTCGGCGCGATGCGCGTCGACAGCGGCGGCATGGAGATCGGCCAGCTGACGGCCTTCCTCGCCTACCTGATGCAGATCGTCATGGCCGTGATGATGGCCACCTTCATGTTCATGATGGTGCCGCGCGCCGAGGTCTGCGGCGAGCGCATCCAGGAGGTCCTGGACACCGAGTCCAGCGTGGTCCCGCCCAAGGACCCGGTGCGCGAACTCGCCCGCCGTGGCCGCCTGGAGCTGCGCGGCGCCGACTTCCGCTACCCGGGTGCCGAGGCCCCGGTGCTGCGCGGGGTGGACCTGGTGGCCCGCCCCGGCGAGACCACGGCGGTGATCGGCTCCACCGGAAGCGGCAAGTCCACGCTGCTGGGCCTGGTCCCGCGGCTCTTCGACGCGACCGGCGGCGAGGTCCTCGTCGACGGGGAGGACGTCCGCGTACTCGACCCGGACCTGCTGGCCAGGACGGTCGGCATGGTGCCGCAGAAGCCGTACCTGTTCTCCGGGACCATCGCCTCCAACCTGCGCTACGGGCGACCGGACGCGAGCGACGAGGAGCTCTGGCAGGCGCTGGAGGTGGCCCAGGCCAGGGAATTCGTCTCCGCGCTGGAGGGTGGCCTGGACGCCCCGGTCAGCCAGGGCGGCACCAATGTCTCCGGCGGCCAGCGCCAGCGTCTGGCCATCGCCCGCACGCTCGTGCAGCGCCCGGAGATCTACCTCTTCGACGACTCCTTCTCGGCCCTGGACTACGCGACGGACGCGGCGCTGCGCGCGGCGCTCGCCCGCGAGACGGAGGACGCGACCGTGGTCATCGTCGCCCAGCGGGTCTCCACGATCCGGGACGCGGACCGGATCATCGTCCTGGACGAGGGCCAGATCGTGGGTGAGGGACGCCATCACGAGCTGATGGCCGACAACGAGACCTACCGGGAGATCGTGCTCTCCCAGCTGACGGAGGCGGAGGCCGCATGA